The DNA window taattaattaattaaaatacttaaaattaatttaattaatctttttcaataatataatttaaatttataaatttaaaaataattcactattaaaagatattaatattaaataaatttatatataacaataatacacaatatataattcgggattacactaatttgtaaaactatttaatacaaagaaaaacataattaagcTCTATAGTTGATGACAAGCATTGTGAAATTGCCATATGTGTTCAATCAAGTCCTCTTTCAATTGTCAATGCTGCTGCCTATTTTGAAGTTGGGCATTTCTTTGGAGAAATTGATGGTAGGTGCAAAATCTTCTTCTCCCAACTGAGGTTGTGATAAGCCATTTTCGACATCATCATCCTCTAAGTCTTGAGCAAAATTTCCTGCATAAGTGTCTCTTTCATCCTCAACAATCATATTATGCAATATAATATAAGCTCTCATTATGTTGGCaggcttcttctttttccaaaaGCGAGCTGGACCACGTATAATTGCAAAGCGTGCTTGCAACACTCCGAATGCTCGCTCCTTTGCCTTTCTTGGTATTGTGCAAATAACTAGCGTTTCTTCCCTTGTGGCTTTGAGATTAATTTGACAAATATGGCCCATTCAGGATAAATACCGTCTACTAAATAGTATCCCATAGTATAATTATTACCATTAATAGTATAATTTACCTCCAGAGCATGGTCATTTATAATATCATCAAACATTGGAGAACGATCTAACACGTTGATATCGTTATTTGAATCAGAAACTCCAAAGAACGCATGCCATATCCAAAGGTTTGAAGATGCTACAACCTCAAGTACTATGGTTGCAACCCCACGATAACCACTCATGTACATACCTTTCCTCGCCTTTGGACAATTTTTCCACTGCCAATGCATGCAGTCAATGCTACCCAACATGCCAGGAAAGCCACGACCCTCCGCCATTTGTAGCAGGCGTCAAACTTCATTTGGATTTGGTTTTCGCAAGTATTCATCCTCGAACACCAAAATGACGCCTTTAACAAATTTTTCCAAGCATTCAATTGTAGTGCTCTTGCCTATGCGCACACAATCATCAACAGCATCAGCTGCTACGCCATATGCTAACATCCGTATCGCAGCGGTACATTTTTGGAGTGGTGACAAGCCTCTTCTTTCGGTTGCATCAACCCTCTATTGGAAATACAGATAGACGTTTGAGAGAGCATTTACTATCCGAAGGAACACATGTCTTAACATTCGAAATCTTCGTCGGAAAATGTCAGAATTATACACTGGTTCATCTACAAAGTAATCTTGGAAAAGCCAATCATGTCCTGCTTCTCGATCTCTTTTGATCCATCTACGAGGAGTTGGATAGAGCTTCTAtcgatatcttcttcttctgaatctTCAAGTAAACATTCATCGATCCAATTATCTATGAGT is part of the Arachis duranensis cultivar V14167 chromosome 1, aradu.V14167.gnm2.J7QH, whole genome shotgun sequence genome and encodes:
- the LOC107490455 gene encoding uncharacterized protein LOC107490455 translates to MAEGRGFPGMLGSIDCMHWQWKNCPKARKGMYMSGYRGVATIVLEVVASSNLWIWHAFFGVSDSNNDINVLDRSPMFDDIINDHALEVNYTINATREETLVICTIPRKAKERAFGVLQARFAIIRGPARFWKKKKPANIMRAYIILHNMIVEDERDTYAGNFAQDLEDDDVENGLSQPQLGEEDFAPTINFSKEMPNFKIGSSIDN